Part of the Weissella coleopterorum genome is shown below.
CGGCGAATTGCTTCTCGTCCCGAAGTTGGATTATAAATAATACGTGCCCGCTTATTCATCACTCTACCTCCGTGCTTCCAAAGCTTGGTGCATAAGATCATTTACCACCGTTGGATTTGCATTTCCTTTGGTCATTTTCATAATTGGTCCGATTAAAGCCTTGGTAGCGCGTTCTTTCCCACCCAAGAAATCAATGACCGATTGTTCGTTATCATCTAAGACACTATTAATCATAGGTAATAAGATTGCTGGATCAGATAATTGTTTTAGATCGTGATCTTCAACATACTGAACCGGTTCTTGACCCTCAGTAATAGCTTTAAAGACCTGTTTAGCCATCTTAGTTGAAATGGTTCCATCTTCAATTAAGTTAATCATATTCGCAAGATTATTCGGAGTTAGTTGTGTTTCCTGCAAATCTTGATGCTTAGAATTCAAGAAGGCATTCACATCACCAATTAAGTAATTAGCAGCGCGCTTGGCATCTGCTCCCAATTCAACCGTCTGATCAAAGAAATCAGCCATGGCCAATGTTTGCGTCAAAACCTCAGCATCGTATGGTTCTAAGCCTAAATCATTCATATAATGTGCACGACGTACACCTGCTGCCAAAGGTAACTTAGTTTGCGCTCGTTGAATCCATGCCTCATCAATATGAATTGGTGCCAAATCCGGCTCTGGGAAATAGCGATAATCATCAGCGGTTTCTTTTACCCGCATTAAGATTGTCTCCCCGGTGGATTCATCATAGCGCCTAGTTTGTTGCTTCAATGTCTGACCAGATAGATATAGTTTTGCTTGACGTTGCTCTTCAAACATTAACCCTTTACGAACATAATTAAAGGAATTCAAATTTTTCAGCTCAATCTTGGTCCCATGTTGCTTAGAGCCAATGGGCCGAATTGAAATATTGGCATCCACACGCATTGAGCCTTCTTCCATTTTCACATCAGAAATCCCTGTAAATTGAATCGCTTCTTTCAAGGCTTCCAAATATGCATAGGCTTCATCTGGTGTTTTCAAATCAGGTTCACCGACAATTTCAATTAGCGGGGTTCCTTGTCGATTCAAATCAACATACGAATAGCCATCATCGGCGTGAGTATTTTTACCAGCATCTTCTTCCACATGCATTTCAGTA
Proteins encoded:
- the gatB gene encoding Asp-tRNA(Asn)/Glu-tRNA(Gln) amidotransferase subunit GatB, translated to MAISNFETTIGLEVHVELKTNSKAMSPSPVSYGAEPNLNTNVIDWGYPGVLPQANEGALEAGMMAALALNAEITPYLHWDRKNYFYPDNPKAYQVTQQFEPIAKNGWLEIEVNGEKKRVGITEMHVEEDAGKNTHADDGYSYVDLNRQGTPLIEIVGEPDLKTPDEAYAYLEALKEAIQFTGISDVKMEEGSMRVDANISIRPIGSKQHGTKIELKNLNSFNYVRKGLMFEEQRQAKLYLSGQTLKQQTRRYDESTGETILMRVKETADDYRYFPEPDLAPIHIDEAWIQRAQTKLPLAAGVRRAHYMNDLGLEPYDAEVLTQTLAMADFFDQTVELGADAKRAANYLIGDVNAFLNSKHQDLQETQLTPNNLANMINLIEDGTISTKMAKQVFKAITEGQEPVQYVEDHDLKQLSDPAILLPMINSVLDDNEQSVIDFLGGKERATKALIGPIMKMTKGNANPTVVNDLMHQALEARR